From a single Stomoxys calcitrans chromosome 4, idStoCalc2.1, whole genome shotgun sequence genomic region:
- the LOC106089654 gene encoding DNA replication complex GINS protein PSF1, which produces MSKSNKMFADKAFELIKDLERSSQTIPPFDDDGVRQVLEEIKAIFDENCAQAANYSTSGDRTLWPLLNFRHAALQRNKRCLLTYLHQRLQRIKALRWEFGPIIPPDIKTNLCEPEVTFFNKYSKSLASYMRSIGDGQGIDLTGDLRPPKSLYIEVRCVEDFGKFELEDGEVIYLKKNSQHYLPRSQVETLVRQGILQHIV; this is translated from the exons ATgagcaaatcaaataaaatgtttgccGATAAGGCATTTGAATTGATAAAAGACTTGGAAAGGTCTTCGCAGACAATACCCCCATTCGAT GATGATGGTGTGCGGCAAGTTTTGGAAGAAATCAAAGCAATATTTGATGAGAATTGTGCACAGGC AGCAAATTATTCAACTTCAGGTGATCGAACACTGTGGCCTCTTTTGAATTTTCGGCATGCAGCTCTTCAACGAAATAAACGATGCCTTCTCACCTACTTGCACCAACGTTTGCAGCGCATCAAGGCCTTACGTTGGGAGTTTGGCCCCATTATCCCACCAGATATCAAAACAAATCTGTGCGAACCAGAAGTAACATTCTTTAACAAATACTCCAAATCTTTAGCATCATACATGCGTTCAATTGGTGATGGTCAAGGTATTGACCTAACAGGCGATCTGAGGCCTCCAAAATCATTGTACATAGAGGTGCGATGTGTTGAAGATTTTGGCAAATTTGAATTAGAAGATGGTGAAGTCATATATCTGAAAAAGAACAGTCAACATTATTTGCCACGTTCACAGGTTGAGACGTTGGTGCGCCAAGGTATTCTTCAGCATATTGTTTAG